The Cylindrospermopsis curvispora GIHE-G1 genome contains a region encoding:
- the larC gene encoding nickel pincer cofactor biosynthesis protein LarC yields the protein MSKIAYFQCPTGISGDMCLGAFVSLGVPVNYLLEKLGGLGIDQEYELESELVHRQTQQATKIHVNLTNHHHDHDHNHHHHHGRHLPEIEKMILAANLPTRAADWSLAVFRQLAVAEGAVHGIAPEKVHFHEVGAVDAIVDIVGTCLSLDWLGIDSDQTGLPLVYCSAFPTGGGTVKAAHGRMPVPVPAVLKLWEMTNCPVYSNGIDRELVTPTGAAIATTLARSFGSPPPMVLKQVGLGAGSLDLPIPNILRIWLGETSPDHLHIHKLHVNDADPHGEREETICVLETQIDDLSPQAIGYVFEALFAAGAVDVFTQSIGMKKSRPGILLTAICHPENLTGCQEVIFRETTTLGIRYTTQQRRVLERDMQTVQTPYGQVAVKVAWQGKKSQKVITNVQPEYEDCANLARQHHLPWREIQRLALYHWYIDHPQESLSSPS from the coding sequence ATGAGTAAAATTGCCTATTTTCAATGTCCTACGGGAATATCTGGTGATATGTGTTTGGGCGCTTTCGTAAGTTTAGGTGTTCCTGTCAACTATTTATTGGAAAAACTTGGGGGTTTGGGGATTGACCAGGAATATGAATTGGAAAGCGAGTTAGTTCATCGTCAAACTCAACAAGCTACTAAAATTCATGTTAACCTAACCAACCACCATCATGATCACGATCATAATCACCATCATCACCATGGTCGTCATCTACCAGAAATAGAAAAGATGATCCTCGCAGCTAATCTACCCACAAGAGCAGCTGACTGGAGTTTAGCTGTATTCCGCCAATTAGCAGTAGCAGAAGGCGCAGTACATGGCATTGCACCGGAAAAAGTTCACTTTCATGAAGTTGGTGCTGTTGACGCGATTGTAGATATTGTGGGAACCTGTTTGAGCTTGGATTGGTTAGGAATAGACAGTGATCAAACTGGGCTACCCTTAGTCTATTGTTCAGCCTTTCCTACGGGGGGGGGAACGGTCAAAGCTGCTCATGGTAGAATGCCAGTCCCCGTACCCGCAGTGTTAAAGTTATGGGAAATGACCAATTGTCCCGTCTATAGTAATGGTATTGACAGAGAATTAGTTACACCAACAGGAGCAGCGATCGCCACTACTTTGGCGAGGAGTTTTGGTTCGCCCCCACCCATGGTGCTGAAGCAGGTGGGATTGGGTGCTGGTTCTCTGGACTTACCCATTCCTAATATACTACGCATTTGGCTAGGTGAAACTTCCCCGGATCATTTACATATTCATAAGTTACACGTGAATGATGCTGATCCTCATGGAGAAAGGGAAGAGACAATTTGTGTTTTAGAGACCCAAATAGATGATTTGAGTCCCCAAGCTATAGGTTATGTTTTTGAAGCTTTGTTTGCTGCTGGTGCGGTAGATGTGTTTACCCAATCTATAGGTATGAAAAAATCACGTCCGGGAATTTTACTAACTGCAATTTGTCATCCGGAAAATCTGACTGGTTGTCAGGAGGTGATATTTAGGGAAACTACCACCTTGGGTATTCGTTATACTACTCAACAACGCCGTGTTTTAGAAAGAGATATGCAAACCGTGCAAACTCCCTATGGTCAAGTTGCTGTGAAGGTAGCTTGGCAAGGTAAAAAGTCACAAAAGGTCATTACTAATGTACAACCTGAATATGAAGACTGTGCTAATCTAGCTAGACAGCATCATCTCCCTTGGCGTGAAATCCAACGATTGGCTTTATATCACTGGTATATAGACCATCCCCAGGAATCACTCAGCTCACCATCCTAA
- a CDS encoding L-threonylcarbamoyladenylate synthase has translation MARILEIHPDNPQNRRIEDIRLALSGGAVMLYPTDTVYAIGCDLNAKSAVERVKKIKRLANDKPLTFLCPSLSRVATYAFVSDIAYRIMKSLIPGPYTFLLPATKLVPRLVQNPKRKTTGIRVPNHHLCLALLESLGNPIISTSAHLPLHHMDDPKVDTDTPPSKMDLFDRLDSLVDIIIDTGEEPKNQVSTILDLTDNQPVVTRKGMGWEAVAAWI, from the coding sequence ATGGCTAGAATTTTGGAAATTCATCCTGATAACCCACAAAATCGTCGGATAGAGGATATAAGGTTGGCACTTTCTGGTGGTGCTGTTATGCTTTATCCTACTGATACGGTTTATGCCATCGGTTGCGATTTAAATGCCAAGTCAGCTGTAGAAAGAGTTAAGAAAATTAAGCGGTTGGCCAATGATAAACCATTAACCTTCCTATGTCCTTCTCTTTCTCGTGTAGCTACTTATGCCTTTGTCAGCGATATAGCCTATCGGATTATGAAATCCTTGATACCAGGCCCCTACACTTTTTTGTTGCCTGCTACCAAGTTAGTACCGCGACTGGTACAAAATCCTAAGCGTAAAACCACGGGGATTCGAGTACCAAATCACCACCTGTGTTTGGCCTTACTGGAATCTTTGGGGAATCCCATTATCTCTACTTCGGCACATTTACCCCTCCACCACATGGATGACCCAAAGGTAGATACTGATACACCCCCATCTAAGATGGACCTGTTTGACCGTTTAGATAGCTTGGTAGATATTATTATAGACACAGGTGAGGAACCTAAGAATCAGGTATCTACTATTTTAGACTTGACGGATAATCAACCTGTTGTGACAAGAAAGGGAATGGGTTGGGAAGCAGTAGCAGCTTGGATATAA
- a CDS encoding HetZ-related protein produces the protein MKANPVNLPNFRPAVDGDSQDSPVASSKTLVQLLSEEIESQVKASSGCIQAVVNRITKEVERICDKSSRIQTSGQVKSWQATLAKHRLQKCLRYYQLGSRQGRIELHSSLGAIVYRHVTTAGSELGFEARYNLIEDFLQAFYIEAIKAFRRENELPEDYTPRTQLELAEYMAFTEQYAKRRINLPGGANQQLIVLRAQGFARRQPQETTVDIEMAVDSAKTEEAESYQRNLAVQQIRSQMVAKPTFDPSEESERDRVITELMKYLQSQGQADCMNYLSLKLQDLSAPEIDQILGLTSRQRDYLQQRFKYHVEKFAKQHHWQLVHQWLGAGLEHKLGLSSQQWDLFWNQLTEQQQQIFQLKTTMENDQAIAKAVQCTPKQLQKRWTQMLELAWAIRNGNMEVKTC, from the coding sequence ATGAAAGCTAACCCCGTTAATCTGCCAAATTTTAGACCCGCTGTTGATGGTGACTCTCAAGACTCACCAGTTGCTAGTTCCAAAACCTTAGTACAGCTCCTATCTGAGGAAATCGAGTCTCAAGTTAAGGCTTCCTCTGGATGTATACAAGCTGTTGTAAATCGCATAACTAAGGAAGTGGAAAGAATTTGTGATAAAAGTTCTCGTATTCAAACTTCTGGACAAGTTAAGTCTTGGCAGGCTACTTTAGCTAAACATCGCTTACAAAAATGCCTACGTTATTATCAATTGGGTTCAAGACAAGGAAGAATAGAGTTACATAGTAGTTTAGGTGCAATTGTGTATCGTCACGTCACTACAGCTGGATCTGAACTAGGTTTTGAAGCCCGTTACAATCTAATTGAAGATTTTTTACAAGCATTCTATATTGAGGCTATTAAGGCCTTTCGTCGGGAAAACGAATTACCGGAAGATTATACACCACGTACTCAACTGGAATTAGCTGAGTATATGGCATTTACAGAGCAGTATGCTAAACGTCGAATTAATTTGCCTGGTGGAGCTAATCAACAGTTAATTGTGCTGCGGGCCCAAGGTTTTGCTCGTCGTCAACCCCAGGAAACAACGGTTGATATTGAAATGGCCGTGGATTCAGCTAAAACGGAAGAAGCAGAATCTTATCAGCGCAATTTGGCAGTTCAGCAAATTCGCTCCCAAATGGTAGCTAAGCCTACCTTTGACCCCTCTGAAGAGTCGGAACGAGACCGGGTAATTACTGAGTTGATGAAGTATCTTCAATCTCAGGGTCAAGCAGACTGTATGAATTATTTGTCTTTGAAACTCCAGGATCTATCCGCACCAGAAATCGATCAAATTCTGGGACTAACCAGTCGTCAGCGCGATTATTTACAACAAAGATTTAAATACCACGTCGAAAAATTCGCTAAACAACATCATTGGCAATTAGTACATCAATGGTTGGGAGCTGGACTAGAACATAAGCTCGGTTTATCCTCTCAACAATGGGATCTTTTCTGGAATCAATTGACTGAACAACAACAACAAATCTTTCAACTTAAAACCACGATGGAAAATGATCAGGCGATCGCCAAGGCTGTGCAATGTACTCCTAAGCAGTTACAAAAGCGATGGACTCAAATGTTGGAATTAGCCTGGGCTATACGTAATGGAAATATGGAAGTTAAGACTTGTTGA
- a CDS encoding DUF751 family protein: MFDGFWNNVFRYPRYLVTIVLGLLVNTFDPLIPLLKRPGTLLAIMGLFVGGFFFLTLTLRAMLGLSAI; encoded by the coding sequence ATGTTTGACGGATTCTGGAATAACGTATTTCGCTACCCCCGCTACCTGGTGACTATAGTCTTAGGTCTGCTAGTTAACACATTTGACCCTCTAATTCCACTTTTAAAACGCCCAGGTACACTACTGGCGATTATGGGTCTGTTTGTGGGAGGGTTCTTCTTCCTCACCCTAACTCTCCGAGCTATGTTGGGACTGAGTGCAATCTAA
- the rbfA gene encoding 30S ribosome-binding factor RbfA, with amino-acid sequence MATNRRVSRVAELIKREVSQMLLHGIKDDRVGVGMVSVTDVDVSGDLQHAKIFVSIYGTEEAKAETMAGLKSATGYVRSELGARVRLRRTPEVIFVEDRSLERGTKVLNLLNQLQQQRSQEDSHED; translated from the coding sequence ATGGCTACAAATCGCCGTGTTTCCCGTGTTGCGGAATTAATTAAACGGGAGGTCAGCCAAATGTTACTCCACGGTATTAAGGATGATCGGGTGGGTGTGGGTATGGTAAGCGTCACTGATGTCGATGTTTCGGGAGATTTACAACACGCTAAAATATTTGTCAGCATTTATGGTACAGAAGAAGCAAAAGCCGAAACTATGGCGGGGTTAAAATCCGCTACCGGTTATGTTCGTAGTGAGTTGGGCGCCAGGGTGAGATTGCGTCGCACCCCAGAAGTGATTTTTGTGGAAGACCGTTCCTTAGAAAGGGGAACTAAAGTGTTAAATTTATTAAACCAACTTCAACAACAACGCTCCCAGGAAGACTCCCACGAAGATTGA
- a CDS encoding DUF4327 family protein has protein sequence MSVSTVPSINYYSLDVIQYEASQLVRKGIVSRQQPIYTLCQYIPAREWVFVEYELEKCDFLLRDRIGDLIGREQWEND, from the coding sequence ATGAGTGTAAGTACGGTGCCTTCTATCAATTATTACTCTCTAGACGTAATCCAGTACGAAGCAAGTCAACTTGTGCGTAAGGGAATAGTCAGTCGGCAGCAGCCGATATACACACTCTGCCAGTACATCCCCGCTCGGGAATGGGTCTTTGTGGAATATGAGTTAGAGAAATGTGACTTTTTGTTGCGTGATCGCATTGGGGATTTGATTGGTCGAGAACAATGGGAAAATGACTAA
- a CDS encoding cation diffusion facilitator family transporter, whose amino-acid sequence MNYNYLREVRKVLIITLLLNLFVMALKVVVGYATGSLSLLADALHSVTDSANNVLGLVASKFSSPLPDREHPYGHHKFEAVGALGIAAFLGIACFEIIQGAIEKMIKSGSPVRISGPELWLLLIVLGVNIFVAFYERNVGTRIGSSILVADAKHTMSDVWVTISVLGGLIGIWWFNFQWLDVVLAFPVALLVFWSGWSVLKENLPWLVDQMAIAPEAIHGIATSVPGVINCHDIASRGVIGRQVFIEMHLVVDTPEVETAHQITEEVENKLQERYSPVRIIIHVEPPAYQSENISFGN is encoded by the coding sequence ATGAATTACAACTACCTAAGGGAAGTAAGAAAAGTACTAATTATTACCCTCTTACTTAACTTGTTTGTGATGGCATTAAAAGTTGTAGTAGGGTATGCTACTGGTTCCTTAAGCTTACTAGCGGACGCTTTGCACAGTGTTACAGATAGTGCTAACAACGTGTTAGGACTAGTAGCTAGTAAATTCTCTTCTCCCTTACCAGATCGAGAACATCCTTATGGACATCACAAATTTGAAGCAGTGGGGGCGTTAGGAATAGCAGCATTTTTAGGGATAGCTTGTTTTGAAATTATTCAAGGAGCTATTGAGAAAATGATTAAAAGTGGTTCACCAGTGAGAATATCTGGTCCTGAACTGTGGTTATTACTAATTGTATTGGGCGTAAATATCTTCGTCGCATTTTATGAGCGTAATGTAGGGACAAGAATAGGCAGTTCCATTTTAGTTGCTGATGCTAAACATACTATGAGCGATGTGTGGGTAACCATTTCTGTCCTAGGGGGATTAATAGGGATTTGGTGGTTCAACTTTCAATGGTTGGATGTGGTATTGGCCTTTCCCGTAGCTTTGCTAGTTTTTTGGAGTGGATGGTCCGTTTTAAAAGAAAATTTGCCCTGGTTAGTGGATCAAATGGCGATCGCTCCAGAAGCAATACATGGGATTGCCACTTCCGTACCTGGTGTAATTAACTGCCATGATATTGCTTCTCGTGGGGTGATAGGTAGACAGGTATTCATAGAAATGCATCTAGTAGTAGATACACCGGAAGTAGAAACTGCCCATCAAATCACAGAGGAAGTAGAAAACAAACTACAGGAGAGATATAGTCCTGTGAGGATTATAATTCACGTAGAACCACCAGCATACCAATCGGAGAACATTAGCTTTGGTAATTAG
- the guaA gene encoding glutamine-hydrolyzing GMP synthase has translation MNTAVGLPIDIACQSEENLPHGDRQMIVILDFGSQYSELIARRIRETQVYSEVLSYRITPEEIRRINPKGIILSGGPRSVYSDYAPQCDPEIWELGIPILGVCYGMQLMVNKLGGKVTQADRGEYGKASLLIDDPTHLLTNVENGVTMWMSHGDSVTTMPPGFELLAHTENTPCAAIANHERKLYGVQFHPEVVHSQGGLALIRNFVYHICDCEPSWTTAAFVENAIQEIRAKVSDRRVLLALSGGVDSSTLAFLLHKAIGDQLTCVFIDQGFMRKLEPERLLKLFQEQFHIPVEYVNARDRFIDAIAGVTDPEEKRRRIGHEFIRVFEETSKRLGHFDYLAQGTLYPDVIESAGTNVDPKTGERVAVKIKSHHNVGGLPKDLRFKLVEPLRKLFKDEVRKVGRSLGLPEEIVQRQPFPGPGLAIRILGEVTAERLNILRDADLIVRQEINQRNLYNQYWQAFAVLLPIRSVGVMGDQRTYAYPVVLRIVTSEDGMTADWARVPYDVLEAISNRIVNEVKGVNRVVYDITSKPPGTIEWE, from the coding sequence ATGAATACAGCGGTAGGTCTACCAATAGATATAGCATGCCAAAGCGAGGAAAATCTCCCACATGGCGATCGCCAAATGATAGTGATTCTAGACTTTGGTTCCCAATATTCTGAACTGATTGCTCGACGCATAAGGGAGACACAAGTATATTCCGAGGTGCTTTCCTATCGCATCACACCGGAAGAGATAAGGAGAATAAACCCCAAGGGGATTATCTTATCTGGTGGTCCTAGGTCAGTTTATAGCGATTATGCACCTCAATGTGACCCGGAAATATGGGAATTGGGTATACCCATATTGGGTGTATGTTATGGAATGCAGCTGATGGTGAATAAACTGGGGGGAAAAGTGACCCAAGCTGATCGTGGGGAATATGGTAAAGCATCATTACTTATAGATGATCCCACTCACTTGCTTACCAATGTAGAAAATGGTGTAACCATGTGGATGAGTCATGGAGACTCAGTTACAACCATGCCTCCTGGTTTTGAACTGCTGGCACATACAGAAAATACTCCTTGTGCAGCTATTGCAAATCATGAGCGCAAACTGTATGGTGTGCAATTCCATCCCGAAGTAGTTCATTCCCAGGGAGGACTGGCACTAATTCGCAACTTTGTTTACCATATTTGTGACTGCGAACCCAGTTGGACAACAGCAGCTTTTGTGGAAAATGCCATTCAGGAGATTCGTGCTAAGGTCTCCGATAGACGGGTGCTGTTGGCGCTCTCTGGAGGTGTGGATTCTTCCACCCTGGCATTTTTGCTCCATAAAGCTATTGGAGATCAATTGACCTGTGTGTTTATTGATCAGGGTTTTATGCGAAAATTAGAGCCAGAAAGGTTATTAAAATTGTTCCAGGAGCAATTTCATATTCCCGTGGAGTATGTTAACGCACGCGATCGCTTTATAGATGCTATTGCTGGTGTGACAGATCCAGAGGAAAAACGCCGTCGTATTGGTCACGAGTTTATTAGGGTGTTTGAAGAAACATCCAAAAGATTGGGTCACTTTGACTATTTAGCACAGGGTACACTATATCCAGATGTAATTGAATCTGCTGGCACTAATGTAGATCCTAAAACTGGGGAGAGGGTAGCAGTAAAGATCAAGAGTCATCACAATGTGGGTGGACTACCTAAGGACTTGAGATTTAAACTGGTGGAACCCCTGCGAAAACTATTTAAAGATGAAGTGCGTAAGGTGGGTCGTTCCCTTGGTCTACCAGAAGAGATAGTTCAAAGACAACCTTTTCCCGGACCAGGTTTAGCTATTCGCATTTTGGGGGAGGTGACAGCAGAAAGGTTAAATATCCTACGTGATGCTGATCTAATTGTTCGTCAAGAAATCAACCAAAGGAATTTATATAATCAATATTGGCAAGCATTTGCTGTTTTACTACCTATTCGTAGTGTGGGGGTTATGGGTGATCAGCGCACATACGCCTATCCTGTGGTCTTACGAATAGTGACTAGTGAAGATGGCATGACAGCAGACTGGGCACGAGTACCTTATGATGTGCTAGAAGCCATTTCTAATAGAATTGTCAATGAGGTTAAAGGGGTCAATCGAGTGGTCTATGATATTACTTCCAAACCACCGGGCACTATAGAATGGGAATAG
- the cbiD gene encoding cobalt-precorrin-5B (C(1))-methyltransferase CbiD, protein MSRSGYTLPVFACGGAIAALYWLRHCRILNTAGVDLISPDQIVEIPIEQVAGISESGALAITRSDPGDNLDLTKHTPIWTKVEWYDGDGETIVIRGGEGIGKDLQGTAAIYTYAQQLLRKNLERLLFPGEKILVTVILPEGRSLATRTSNPAFGVVEGLSLLGTSGISQPLSTPEQLEVFRDDLRAKAKEFNTLVFCIGENGLDLGKKLGINPQRMVKTANWIGPLLVEAHLLGVEEILLFGYHGKLMKLAGGIFHTHHHLADGRREIIVAHSAILGLKYEDIQIIFHSPRAEDALQHLRFLDTIGGSNWTNQIYFSIAQTIDNRSQEYIKSHSNQSVKTTVCGSVLFDRNREVIIKSQTGCVLMEKLC, encoded by the coding sequence ATGTCTCGTTCCGGTTATACCCTACCAGTTTTTGCCTGTGGTGGTGCAATAGCGGCATTATATTGGTTACGCCATTGCCGCATACTAAATACAGCAGGTGTTGACCTAATTTCACCGGATCAAATAGTCGAAATTCCCATTGAACAGGTAGCTGGAATTTCCGAGAGTGGTGCTTTAGCCATTACTCGAAGTGATCCGGGGGATAACCTAGATCTAACCAAACATACACCGATTTGGACAAAAGTAGAATGGTATGATGGGGATGGGGAAACGATTGTTATTAGGGGTGGAGAAGGAATTGGTAAGGACTTACAGGGAACAGCAGCTATTTATACATACGCCCAGCAATTGTTGCGGAAAAACCTAGAGAGACTCCTATTTCCGGGGGAAAAAATCCTAGTGACAGTGATTTTACCTGAGGGGCGCTCCCTAGCTACCAGAACCTCCAACCCTGCTTTTGGAGTGGTGGAAGGACTTTCTTTATTAGGAACAAGCGGTATATCTCAACCATTAAGTACACCAGAACAGCTTGAGGTTTTTCGGGACGATTTAAGGGCAAAAGCAAAGGAGTTTAATACCTTAGTTTTTTGTATTGGCGAAAATGGTTTAGACCTGGGAAAAAAATTAGGAATCAATCCCCAACGGATGGTAAAAACTGCTAATTGGATTGGTCCTCTACTGGTTGAGGCCCATCTTTTAGGAGTTGAAGAAATATTATTATTTGGCTATCATGGAAAACTAATGAAACTAGCAGGGGGAATATTTCATACTCATCATCATTTAGCAGATGGGAGGAGAGAAATTATAGTTGCCCACAGCGCTATCTTGGGGCTAAAGTATGAAGATATACAAATAATATTTCATAGTCCCAGGGCGGAGGATGCCCTGCAACATCTGCGCTTCCTGGATACCATAGGTGGTAGTAACTGGACTAACCAAATTTATTTCAGTATTGCCCAAACTATTGACAATCGGTCCCAAGAGTATATAAAAAGCCATAGCAACCAGAGTGTGAAAACAACAGTTTGTGGTTCTGTGCTTTTTGACCGAAATAGGGAAGTTATTATTAAAAGTCAAACAGGTTGTGTGCTAATGGAGAAATTGTGCTAA
- a CDS encoding DUF7734 family protein, with protein MSNSIAKCLEEYTSKRSQEVLVVTINIDGEEDKIAVFKGFSSSLMRPTAFDPDVAVLPEGATIVTIDRIASPYNPESPRYIQQGISWETMAVLLSEVGIFLES; from the coding sequence ATGAGTAACTCCATTGCTAAGTGCCTAGAAGAATACACGAGCAAAAGATCTCAGGAAGTGCTAGTAGTCACCATTAATATTGATGGGGAGGAGGACAAAATAGCAGTTTTTAAAGGATTTTCTAGCTCCTTGATGCGCCCCACAGCTTTTGACCCTGATGTGGCAGTGTTACCAGAAGGTGCGACAATTGTCACCATTGACCGAATAGCTAGTCCTTATAATCCCGAATCACCCCGTTATATTCAACAGGGTATTTCTTGGGAGACCATGGCAGTTTTATTATCAGAGGTGGGTATTTTTCTGGAAAGTTGA
- a CDS encoding DUF3177 family protein: protein MTNLDEVWFRPYVWTDYRLALLFNLIIPVVLTIWAFVQRVDCIQRLLAIYWRVASLAAITIYLMIGGFAVSFISGLIARILIPGSIWFWVDLNDEVEYQSPGALKLVFTSWRWAITLYGILGVIGTVPFLGCAFSGDSRNSAYCKVWTEAPLMFKDYFHHNSTPAFLGFLGIVGLTIYIIYLTYFVLVKFGKYGRTAVH, encoded by the coding sequence ATGACAAACCTAGACGAAGTTTGGTTTCGCCCTTATGTGTGGACAGATTATAGATTGGCGTTGCTATTTAACCTAATTATCCCCGTAGTTTTAACAATTTGGGCATTTGTGCAAAGAGTGGACTGTATCCAAAGGTTACTGGCTATTTACTGGCGTGTAGCTAGTCTTGCGGCCATAACTATATACCTGATGATTGGCGGATTTGCAGTCAGTTTTATATCTGGTCTAATAGCTCGGATCCTCATTCCTGGTTCCATCTGGTTCTGGGTTGATTTAAATGATGAAGTTGAGTATCAGTCCCCGGGAGCTTTAAAACTGGTTTTTACCTCTTGGCGTTGGGCAATAACCCTTTATGGAATTTTAGGGGTAATTGGCACCGTGCCCTTTCTGGGCTGTGCTTTTTCAGGTGACTCCAGGAATTCAGCCTACTGTAAGGTTTGGACCGAAGCACCCCTGATGTTCAAGGACTATTTCCATCATAACAGCACACCTGCATTTCTTGGCTTTTTAGGTATTGTTGGCTTAACAATTTACATAATCTATCTTACTTATTTTGTCTTGGTTAAATTTGGCAAGTATGGTAGAACAGCAGTACATTAA
- a CDS encoding Calvin cycle protein CP12, translating to MTNTQETAISIQDKIEQERQQAREVCDISGGNSAACAAAWDAVEELQAAASHQKQEKPKNSLEAYCEANPDADECRINDN from the coding sequence ATGACAAACACTCAAGAAACAGCAATCTCCATACAAGATAAAATCGAACAAGAACGCCAACAAGCTCGTGAAGTTTGTGATATTTCTGGTGGCAACTCTGCAGCTTGTGCTGCTGCATGGGATGCGGTAGAAGAACTGCAAGCTGCTGCTTCTCACCAGAAACAAGAAAAACCTAAGAACTCCTTAGAAGCATATTGTGAAGCTAATCCGGATGCAGATGAATGTCGCATTAATGACAATTAG
- a CDS encoding BCD family MFS transporter, translating into MLRLGLFQMGLGMMSLLTLGVLNRVMIDELAILPFIAAGTIAMHQFVSPARIWFGQKSDSQKIFGYHRSGYVWIGAALFTSISFVALQVVWQLGTSLQNTGWSLQTYSWSALLALIFGMYGLALSASSTPFTALLVDITDEDDRPKLIAVVWSMLMIGIVIGASISSRLLERPEICGTALLAYDPSQMNKWVDISKLQTTINPVFIILPGAVFVLTLLATLGIEKKYSRYGIRGNMVEREDQITLGKALKILTANRQTGIFFGFLMVLTLSIFMQDSILEPYGGEVFGMCISQTTRLNIPFGIGTLLGIGSTGFLLIPRLGKKQTTKTGCIGAAVSFCLIIMAGFFQNSGLLMTSLFFFGLASGVITTGATNLMLDLTATETAGTFVGAWGLSQAMARGMATVLGGTVLNLGKLVFTSPILAYGMVFALQAMGMLLAIWLLRRVNVVEFQRESKQVLASVLESDLD; encoded by the coding sequence ATGCTCAGGTTAGGTCTGTTTCAGATGGGTCTGGGTATGATGTCCCTTTTGACATTGGGCGTATTGAATCGAGTCATGATTGATGAACTAGCGATTCTGCCCTTTATTGCGGCAGGAACGATCGCAATGCACCAATTCGTCAGTCCAGCTAGAATTTGGTTTGGTCAAAAATCTGATAGTCAGAAGATTTTTGGATATCATCGCTCTGGATATGTTTGGATTGGAGCAGCTCTATTTACTAGCATTTCCTTTGTAGCTTTACAAGTAGTGTGGCAATTGGGAACCAGTTTGCAAAATACTGGCTGGAGTCTACAAACCTATAGCTGGTCAGCGCTATTAGCTTTGATATTTGGTATGTATGGGTTAGCGTTGAGTGCTAGTTCTACTCCGTTTACTGCTCTTTTAGTGGATATTACTGATGAAGATGACCGCCCTAAACTAATTGCCGTTGTTTGGTCTATGTTAATGATAGGAATTGTCATTGGGGCTAGTATCAGTTCTAGATTGTTAGAAAGACCGGAAATTTGCGGAACTGCTTTGTTAGCATACGATCCATCCCAGATGAATAAGTGGGTGGATATTAGCAAGTTACAAACAACTATTAACCCGGTATTTATCATTTTACCCGGGGCGGTCTTTGTCCTCACCCTACTGGCCACCTTAGGTATAGAAAAAAAATATTCTCGCTACGGAATACGTGGCAATATGGTGGAAAGAGAAGACCAAATTACCTTGGGTAAAGCACTAAAAATTCTCACAGCTAATCGGCAAACAGGTATATTTTTTGGGTTTTTAATGGTGTTGACCCTCAGTATTTTTATGCAGGACTCAATTCTAGAACCCTATGGTGGAGAAGTTTTTGGAATGTGTATTTCCCAAACCACCAGATTAAATATTCCCTTTGGTATAGGGACTCTTCTGGGTATTGGCTCCACTGGATTTTTACTTATACCTCGATTAGGCAAAAAACAAACTACTAAAACTGGTTGTATTGGTGCTGCTGTGAGTTTCTGCTTGATTATTATGGCGGGATTCTTTCAAAACTCTGGTTTATTAATGACTAGTCTGTTCTTTTTTGGTTTAGCCTCTGGTGTAATTACAACAGGTGCTACTAATTTAATGTTAGACTTAACAGCAACAGAAACCGCTGGAACCTTTGTTGGAGCTTGGGGTCTATCTCAGGCTATGGCTAGAGGTATGGCAACGGTTTTAGGTGGTACTGTGTTAAATCTGGGTAAGTTAGTATTTACATCTCCCATATTGGCCTATGGGATGGTGTTCGCACTCCAAGCCATGGGAATGCTGTTGGCAATTTGGTTGTTGCGTCGTGTGAATGTGGTAGAATTTCAACGGGAAAGCAAACAAGTTTTGGCTTCCGTATTGGAAAGCGATCTGGACTAA